A stretch of Paenibacillus peoriae DNA encodes these proteins:
- a CDS encoding ribonucleoside-diphosphate reductase subunit alpha, protein MPQLVTKPNNRQLAFDEIRISVYADRVLSGLDKLDKDRLIRGVTSKLRRDEVTGDDISNAFAMAALELVSKEEPDWKFAAARALLTSLYKKAATHRRYKSYADEPYGAFYPLITDLVQKGIYRQELLDYYTKEQIDELGDSILPKNDLLFDYIGLLTLSERYLANDFDGRVMELPQERYMIIAMYLMHQEPADKRMELVKEAYWAMSNMYMTAATPTMSNAGKKVAGQLSSCFIDTVDDSLEGIFDSNTDVARLSKMGGGIGVYLGKVRARGSDIRGHKNTSSGVIPWIRQLNNTAVSVDQLGTRKGAIAVYLDVFHKDILAFLDLKLNNGDERMRAHDVFHGVCLPDLFMERVEARGEWNLFCPHEVKKVMGWKDDNGRPLGLEDFYDETFGSGTFREKYEEASQHPILSRITVPAIDIMKRLMKSQLETGTPYMFYRDTVNRANPNRAHGMVYSSNLCTEIMQNQSATVVEKEELVTKDGQTRIVISKIPGDFVVCNLNSIHLARAVPAGVLDRLVPIQVRMLDNVIDINNIEVLQAQYTNSQYRAVGLGTFGLHHLLALEGIRWESDEAVTYNDHLYEKINYLAVKSSMELAKEKGRYAKFEGSDWSTGHYFTSRGYTDGTREGKFVTTSEWSELAEEVQQNGVRNAWLFAIAPNGSTSIIAGSTASIDPLYELLSYEEKTTYKIANPAPDLNEKTIWYYKTAFLLDQHASINMASARQRHIDQGQSFNLYVRPDIKATEFLELHIHAWKSGMKSTYYVRSRALTIEECDSCAS, encoded by the coding sequence ATGCCACAACTCGTAACCAAACCAAACAATCGCCAGTTGGCTTTTGACGAAATACGCATCTCCGTATATGCCGACCGTGTACTCAGCGGACTGGACAAGCTGGATAAGGATCGACTCATTCGCGGTGTAACTAGCAAGCTGCGCCGGGACGAAGTCACGGGGGATGACATTAGCAACGCGTTTGCAATGGCTGCCCTTGAATTGGTTAGTAAGGAAGAACCGGACTGGAAATTTGCCGCTGCACGTGCTTTGCTCACTTCCTTGTATAAAAAAGCGGCTACTCACCGCCGTTACAAATCCTATGCGGACGAGCCTTACGGCGCTTTTTATCCACTGATCACTGATTTGGTCCAAAAAGGAATTTACCGTCAAGAACTGCTCGACTACTATACCAAGGAGCAGATTGATGAGTTGGGCGATTCCATTTTGCCGAAAAATGACCTGTTGTTCGATTATATCGGGCTGTTAACACTGTCTGAGCGCTATTTGGCCAACGATTTTGACGGACGCGTAATGGAACTGCCTCAAGAACGCTACATGATCATCGCGATGTACCTGATGCACCAAGAGCCTGCCGACAAGCGGATGGAGCTGGTCAAAGAAGCGTACTGGGCGATGAGCAACATGTACATGACAGCAGCTACACCAACTATGTCCAATGCCGGAAAAAAGGTGGCCGGACAGCTCTCCAGCTGCTTTATCGACACCGTAGACGACTCATTGGAAGGTATTTTCGACTCCAATACGGATGTAGCCCGTCTTAGCAAAATGGGCGGCGGCATCGGCGTATACCTTGGTAAAGTACGGGCGCGTGGCTCCGATATCCGTGGACATAAAAATACAAGTTCCGGCGTCATTCCGTGGATTCGCCAGTTGAACAATACAGCTGTTAGCGTAGACCAATTGGGTACTCGCAAAGGTGCAATTGCCGTATATCTGGACGTATTCCATAAGGACATCCTCGCATTCCTTGACCTGAAGCTGAACAACGGTGACGAGCGGATGCGTGCACATGACGTGTTCCATGGCGTATGTCTGCCCGATCTGTTCATGGAGCGGGTCGAAGCACGGGGCGAATGGAATCTGTTCTGTCCGCATGAAGTGAAGAAAGTAATGGGCTGGAAAGATGACAACGGTCGTCCACTGGGACTGGAAGATTTTTATGATGAAACCTTCGGTTCAGGTACCTTCCGCGAGAAATACGAAGAGGCGTCGCAGCATCCGATTCTCTCTCGTATTACGGTGCCTGCTATCGACATCATGAAGCGCCTGATGAAGTCACAACTAGAAACAGGTACGCCTTACATGTTCTACCGTGATACGGTAAACCGGGCCAACCCGAACCGCGCCCATGGTATGGTGTATTCCTCCAACCTGTGTACGGAAATTATGCAAAACCAATCTGCAACTGTAGTAGAAAAAGAAGAATTGGTCACCAAGGACGGACAAACACGCATCGTTATTTCCAAAATTCCTGGCGACTTTGTGGTGTGCAACCTGAACTCCATCCATCTGGCTCGTGCGGTTCCGGCAGGTGTGCTGGATCGCCTCGTGCCGATTCAGGTACGTATGCTGGATAATGTTATTGATATCAACAACATTGAAGTACTGCAAGCACAATATACGAACAGCCAATATCGCGCTGTCGGTCTGGGTACATTCGGACTGCATCATCTACTCGCACTGGAAGGTATCCGTTGGGAATCCGATGAAGCGGTAACCTATAACGATCATTTGTATGAAAAAATTAACTACCTGGCCGTCAAATCCAGCATGGAGCTAGCGAAAGAAAAAGGCCGTTATGCCAAATTCGAGGGCTCTGACTGGTCTACCGGGCACTATTTCACTTCCCGTGGCTATACAGATGGTACACGCGAAGGCAAATTTGTCACTACCTCCGAGTGGAGTGAGCTTGCAGAAGAAGTCCAACAAAACGGTGTCCGCAACGCATGGCTGTTCGCCATCGCGCCTAACGGTTCCACGTCTATTATTGCAGGCTCTACCGCCAGCATTGATCCATTGTATGAGCTGCTTTCCTATGAAGAGAAAACAACTTACAAGATTGCTAACCCTGCACCTGACTTGAACGAAAAAACTATCTGGTACTACAAGACGGCTTTCTTGCTGGATCAACACGCTTCGATCAACATGGCTTCTGCACGTCAGCGTCATATTGACCAGGGCCAAAGCTTTAACCTGTATGTACGGCCTGATATTAAAGCAACTGAATTTTTAGAGCTGCACATCCATGCCTGGAAATCAGGTATGAAATCGACCTATTATGTACGCAGCCGCGCACTGACGATTGAAGAATGTGATAGCTGCGCATCCTAA
- a CDS encoding MTH1187 family thiamine-binding protein has product MAIAEVTVIPIGTGSTSLSDYVAQMQKVLKTQKGITYELTSMSTIIEGSLDDVFTAIAALHEAPFLSGAKRVSTSVKIDDRRDKPSSSHQKLRSVAEKLSGTVTGNVTELNPNPS; this is encoded by the coding sequence ATGGCTATTGCAGAAGTGACAGTGATCCCGATTGGAACGGGGAGTACAAGCCTGAGCGACTACGTTGCCCAGATGCAAAAAGTGTTGAAGACGCAAAAAGGAATTACCTATGAGCTTACCTCCATGAGTACGATTATTGAAGGTTCGTTGGACGATGTATTCACCGCCATCGCTGCGCTGCACGAAGCACCATTCCTGTCAGGAGCGAAGCGTGTTTCCACCTCGGTCAAAATTGATGATCGCCGTGACAAGCCTTCCTCCAGTCACCAAAAGCTCCGCTCTGTAGCAGAGAAACTATCTGGCACCGTGACAGGAAATGTTACCGAACTAAATCCAAATCCTAGTTGA
- a CDS encoding site-specific integrase, translating into MRGHIAQKGKKYYIVVDMKDEVTGKRRRKWLTGPNGGFDKKRDAERAMPDILSAFNKGTFVEPTKKTFGEIMETWLKDKKTSVKHGTWKSYEWLVNTHIVPNLGKVQMTKLKPQHLHNLYHETLLPKLSVASIKKAHVLVLDALNRAVTWGVITQNVASYVELPQGKKKKFEVWNEHQLKIFLDAASEDQYFMAFELAASTGMRQSEILALPRSEVDLKRKTASVRQAYTISEIGHDLDDTKNDSSVRSIALFANTVNFLENHFRKQEHEQARNKLYNDSGLVIQTSVGTPLGPRNLMRHYYRILDRIVKEHPDFPRIRFHDLRHTHATLLLKAGIHPKIVQERLGHSSINVTLDTYSHVLPNLQEAVLKNIGDSITGESISTEEPTLLD; encoded by the coding sequence ATAAGAAAAGAGATGCTGAACGTGCAATGCCTGACATTCTCAGTGCTTTTAATAAAGGAACCTTTGTAGAACCGACCAAGAAAACTTTCGGTGAAATTATGGAGACCTGGCTCAAAGACAAAAAAACCTCTGTTAAACACGGTACTTGGAAGTCTTATGAGTGGCTTGTAAACACACACATTGTGCCGAATCTCGGGAAAGTGCAGATGACAAAATTAAAACCACAGCACCTCCATAATTTATATCACGAAACATTGCTACCCAAATTATCTGTAGCCTCTATCAAGAAAGCTCACGTCCTAGTTTTAGATGCTTTAAACCGGGCAGTAACCTGGGGAGTTATCACTCAGAATGTTGCCTCTTATGTAGAATTACCCCAAGGAAAAAAGAAAAAATTTGAAGTCTGGAATGAACATCAATTAAAGATTTTCCTCGATGCTGCATCGGAAGATCAATACTTCATGGCCTTCGAACTCGCTGCCTCTACTGGCATGCGTCAAAGTGAAATACTTGCGCTACCCCGATCAGAGGTAGATTTAAAGAGGAAAACGGCTTCGGTTCGACAAGCTTATACCATTTCTGAAATAGGACATGATCTTGATGATACTAAGAATGATAGTAGCGTTCGCTCCATCGCACTGTTTGCTAATACCGTTAATTTTCTGGAAAATCACTTTAGAAAGCAAGAACATGAGCAAGCCAGAAATAAGCTATACAATGATTCAGGCTTAGTAATTCAAACGAGTGTGGGAACGCCTCTCGGCCCCCGCAATCTTATGAGACATTACTATCGTATTTTGGACAGAATTGTAAAGGAACATCCCGATTTCCCTCGGATTCGTTTCCACGATCTGCGACACACTCATGCAACACTACTTCTCAAAGCTGGTATTCATCCGAAGATCGTTCAAGAGCGACTTGGACATTCGTCTATCAATGTAACTCTGGATACCTATTCACATGTTCTTCCGAATCTCCAAGAAGCGGTGTTAAAAAACATTGGAGATTCAATCACAGGAGAGAGCATTAGCACCGAAGAACCCACTTTACTAGACTAA